One window of the Rhipicephalus sanguineus isolate Rsan-2018 chromosome 4, BIME_Rsan_1.4, whole genome shotgun sequence genome contains the following:
- the LOC125756244 gene encoding uncharacterized transmembrane protein DDB_G0289901-like isoform X2, protein MTSRGSGSDNSIPVGNQTVGNGALGAGTGGLPRQPSAGSPTSTVAGGPENSGGLSPATSSSVSVVGTSSPGSGTSINTTNAPTVEVTSSTHTTGTGGNPGITGTGTNASSSSGISAVTASVSGGGGSSGGERAATGVGTNVGVVSGAGPEGRVSTAHPSGERIGHSLSSGGAGVGTTPEATGISVTGGGPSGASTASTTVNTAVTTGGGGMSAGISGTGHTGNEGAGGTSSRGTTGITSTGQPNESGHSLSSIARAGSAGSAIGTGTSYGTGFGLTPGYRAGPISGSNIPVSFGGAYGTGANGFGSTGSGPWGPAGGAYSGMSPGYGNAGSFGNMPGVQPYGGAGRYGSNARLPGDFGIYEDDIFFQE, encoded by the exons ATGACTTCTCGTGGAAGTGGCAGTGACAATAGCATTCCTGTCGGCAATCAAACGGTCGGTAATGGTGCGCTAGGAGCAGGCACTGGCGGACTACCCAGGCAACCAAGTGCTGGCTCTCCTACGAGCACAGTGGCAGGTGGGCCAGAAAATTCCGGTGGTTTAAGCCCGGCTACATCCAGCTCTGTTAGTGTAGTCGGAACTA GTTCTCCTGGAAGCGGTACGAGCATCAATACTACTAATGCACCCACCGTAGAAGTTACAAGCAGTACACATACCACAGGAACTGGTGGAAATCCAGGCATTACCGGAACGGGCACAAATGCAAGCAGTAGCAGCGGGATATCTGCCGTAACCGCTAGCGTCTCTGGTGGGGGTGGGTCTTCAGGTGGCGAAAGAGCTGCTACTGGTGTCGGTACCAATGTTGGCGTTGTAAGTGGGGCTGGTCCTGAGGGTAGGGTTAGTACAGCACATCCAAGTGGCGAAAGAATTGGTCATTCGCTTAGCAGCGGTGGTGCAGGAGTCGGAACAACTCCTGAAGCCACCGGAATTTCAGTTACTGGAGGGGGGCCATCTGGTGCTTCGACAGCTTCCACTACTGTTAACACCGCGGTAACTACCGGAGGCGGCGGAATGAGTGCAGGTATAAGTGGTACAGGGCATACAGGCAATGAAGGAGCCGGAGGTACCTCATCTCGAGGTACGACTGGAATCACCAGCACAGGACAGCCAAATGAAAGCGGCCATAGCCTTAGCAGCATCGCAAGAGCCGGATCTGCAGGTAGTGCCATAGGTACGGGTACAAGCTATGGCACTGGCTTTGGACTTACTCCAGGATACAGGGCAGGTCCTATTTCAGGGAGCAATATACCAGTCAGTTTCGGTGGTGCTTACGGTACTGGGGCAAATGGCTTTGGTAGCACTGGCAGTGGACCATGGGGCCCAGCAGGTGGCGCGTATAGTGGAATGAGTCCAGGCTATGGAAACGCTGGAAGCTTTGGGAATATGCCGGGCGTGCAGCCCTATGGCGGGGCAGGTCGTTATGGTAGTAATGCACGATTGCCCGGAGACTTTGGTATCTACGAGGATGATATCTTCTTTCAAGAATAA
- the LOC125756244 gene encoding uncharacterized PE-PGRS family protein PE_PGRS54-like isoform X1 — MTSRGSGSDNSIPVGNQTVGNGALGAGTGGLPRQPSAGSPTSTVAGGPENSGGLSPATSSSVSVVGTSSLGSGAKINTTNAPAVDVTSSTNTTGTGGNLGITGTGASASSSSGMPGVTVSVSGGGGSSSGERAATGVGTNVGVVSGAGPEGRVSTAHPSGERIGHSLSSGGAGVGTTPEATGISVTGGGPSGASTASTTVNTAVTTGGGGMSAGISGTGHTGNEGAGGTSSRGTTGITSTGQPNESGHSLSSIARAGSAGSAIGTGTSYGTGFGLTPGYRAGPISGSNIPVSFGGAYGTGANGFGSTGSGPWGPAGGAYSGMSPGYGNAGSFGNMPGVQPYGGAGRYGSNARLPGDFGIYEDDIFFQE, encoded by the exons ATGACTTCTCGTGGAAGTGGCAGTGACAATAGCATTCCTGTCGGCAATCAAACGGTCGGTAATGGTGCGCTAGGAGCAGGCACTGGCGGACTACCCAGGCAACCAAGTGCTGGCTCTCCTACGAGCACAGTGGCAGGTGGGCCAGAAAATTCCGGTGGTTTAAGCCCGGCTACATCCAGCTCTGTTAGTGTAGTCGGAACTAGTTCTCTTGGAAGCGGTGCGAAAATCAATACTACTAATGCACCCGCCGTTGATGTTACAAGCAGTACAAATACCACAGGAACTGGTGGAAATCTAGGCATTACCGGAACGGGCGCAAGTGCAAGCAGTAGCAGCGGGATGCCTGGCGTAACCGTTAGCGTCTCTGGTGGGGGTGGGTCTTCAA GTGGCGAAAGAGCTGCTACTGGTGTCGGTACCAATGTTGGCGTTGTAAGTGGGGCTGGTCCTGAGGGTAGGGTTAGTACAGCACATCCAAGTGGCGAAAGAATTGGTCATTCGCTTAGCAGCGGTGGTGCAGGAGTCGGAACAACTCCTGAAGCCACCGGAATTTCAGTTACTGGAGGGGGGCCATCTGGTGCTTCGACAGCTTCCACTACTGTTAACACCGCGGTAACTACCGGAGGCGGCGGAATGAGTGCAGGTATAAGTGGTACAGGGCATACAGGCAATGAAGGAGCCGGAGGTACCTCATCTCGAGGTACGACTGGAATCACCAGCACAGGACAGCCAAATGAAAGCGGCCATAGCCTTAGCAGCATCGCAAGAGCCGGATCTGCAGGTAGTGCCATAGGTACGGGTACAAGCTATGGCACTGGCTTTGGACTTACTCCAGGATACAGGGCAGGTCCTATTTCAGGGAGCAATATACCAGTCAGTTTCGGTGGTGCTTACGGTACTGGGGCAAATGGCTTTGGTAGCACTGGCAGTGGACCATGGGGCCCAGCAGGTGGCGCGTATAGTGGAATGAGTCCAGGCTATGGAAACGCTGGAAGCTTTGGGAATATGCCGGGCGTGCAGCCCTATGGCGGGGCAGGTCGTTATGGTAGTAATGCACGATTGCCCGGAGACTTTGGTATCTACGAGGATGATATCTTCTTTCAAGAATAA